The genomic window GGACGACGCGCTGCGGGCGCAGGTCGACGCCGGGCGGGATCAGGCCGATGCCCGAGGTGTTGACGTAGATCCCGTCGCCGTGGCCTGCCTCCACGACCTTGGTGTCCCCGGTGGCGACCTCGACGCCCGCGGCACGGGCGGCCGCGCCGAGCGCTTCGGCGACCCGGCGGACGACGGCGGTCTCGACGCCCTCTTCGAGGATGAACGCGCAGGAGAGGTACGCGGGCCTGGCGCCACTCATCGCGAGGTCGTTGACGGTGCCGTTGACGGCGAGGTCGCCGATGCTGCCGCCGGGGAAGAACAAGGGCCGCACGACGAACGAGTCGGTCGAGAACGCCAGGTGCGCACCGCCCAGTTCGAGCGCGGCCGAGTCGCCGAGCCCTGCCAGCAGGGGGCCGCCGAAGGCGGGTGCGAAGATCTGCTCCACCAGCTCGGCGGACATGGCGCCGCCCCCGCCGTGGCCCATCACCACCCGCGGCTGGTCGCGCAGGGGTGCCGGGCAGGTCCACGCCGTGAGGTCCGGTCGTACGTCGGTGGTCTCAGCCAACGGGGGTGCCCTCCCGGGTCGCGGTGGTCAGGTCGAGCCGCCGGTAGAGGTAGTAGGCGGCGCACGCGCCCTCGCTGGAGACCATCGTGGCTCCGAGCGGGGTGCGCGGGGTGCAGACGGTGCCGAACGCCTCGCACTGATGGGGCTTCAGCAGCCCTTGCAGGACCTCGCCGCTGCGGCAGGCGGCCGGTTCGCGGGTGTCGATGCCCGTCACCGAGAAGCGGTGCTCCGCGTCGTAGTCGCGGTACCGGGCGGAGAGCCGCCAGCCGCTGGCGGGGATCACACCGATGCCGCGCCAGGCCCGGTCGGTGGTCTCGAAGACGTCGTCGAGCATGGCCCGTGCGGCGGGGTTCCCCTCGGGTGTCACGGCACGCGGGTAGGCGTTCTCCACGGTGTGCTCGCCGCGCTCCAGTTGGGCCACCGTGCGGCGTACGCCTTCGAGGATGTCGAGCGGCTCGAAGCCGGTGACCACGAGGGGGACCCGGTACCGCTCGGCGAGCTGCGGGTACTCCCCCGTGCCCATCACGCTGCACACATGGCCGGCGGCGAGGAACGCCTGCATGCGGCAGCTCGGCGACTGCATGATCGCCTCGATCG from Streptomyces sp. FIT100 includes these protein-coding regions:
- the hypE gene encoding hydrogenase expression/formation protein HypE codes for the protein MAETTDVRPDLTAWTCPAPLRDQPRVVMGHGGGGAMSAELVEQIFAPAFGGPLLAGLGDSAALELGGAHLAFSTDSFVVRPLFFPGGSIGDLAVNGTVNDLAMSGARPAYLSCAFILEEGVETAVVRRVAEALGAAARAAGVEVATGDTKVVEAGHGDGIYVNTSGIGLIPPGVDLRPQRVVPGDVVIVSGPVGVHGVAIMSVREGLEFGVEIESDCAALGGLVEAMLAVTRDLHVLRDPTRGGLAASLNEIAAASGTGVVLQERAVPVPPAVANACAVLGLDPMYVANEGKLVAFVPREHADAVLAAMRAHPLGREAAVIGETVDAHPGMVVARTGLGGTRVVDMPLGEQLPRIC
- the hypD gene encoding hydrogenase formation protein HypD, whose product is MKYIDEFQDPALAGRLLAEIRATVTRPWALMEVCGGQTHTIIRHGIDQLLPDEIELIHGPGCPVCVTPLEVIDKALAIASRPEVIFCSFGDMLRVPGTGRDLFQVRGEGGDVRVVYSPLDALRIARQNPDREVVFFGIGFETTAPPNAMTVYQARKLGIRNFSLLVSHVRVPPAIEAIMQSPSCRMQAFLAAGHVCSVMGTGEYPQLAERYRVPLVVTGFEPLDILEGVRRTVAQLERGEHTVENAYPRAVTPEGNPAARAMLDDVFETTDRAWRGIGVIPASGWRLSARYRDYDAEHRFSVTGIDTREPAACRSGEVLQGLLKPHQCEAFGTVCTPRTPLGATMVSSEGACAAYYLYRRLDLTTATREGTPVG